The Dyadobacter sandarakinus DNA window GCAGCCAGCCTCGCAACATCATCGCCGTAGGACGAAATGCACAGGTAAAGGTTGCTGAGGCATACAGGACTTTGGGTGCTGAGCGCAGCTTTATCAACACGGTAACTGAGATCCACGTGGGCGAAGATGCCATAGTGGAGTATTATAAAGTGCAGAATGAAAGTGAAAGTGCCTACCATGTGGGTACTACCCAGGTGCGCATGCTGGACCGGTCCCATTTTTATTCGGGTACGGTGTCACTCAATGGTAAGTTTATCAGGAACAACCTGAACATAGTCCTGGATGGTGAGTACTGCGATGCACACATGTATGGGCTGTACTTTCCCGATGGTACCCAGCATATCGATAATCATACGATTGCCGACCACCGGAAACCGAACTCGGAGAGCAATGAGCTGTACAAAGGCATTCTGCGGGATAAAAGCAAAGGCGTGTTTAACGGAAAGATCTTTGTTCGTCCGGATGCACAGAAGACCAATGCATTTCAGTCGTGCAAGAACATTGTGCTGTCACCCGAGGCAACAATGAACACCAAGCCGCAGCTTGAAATTTTTGCGGATGATGTAAAATGCTCGCATGGTACTACGACCGGTCAGATAGACGAAGAGGCGTTGTTTTACATGCGTTCGAGGGGCATTTCGCAAAAAGAAGCTATGTCGCTCCTGATGTATGCATTTTGTGCTGATGTTGTTTCGCAAATCAAAATAGATTCTATCCGCGAGTATCTGGAAGGTGTAATTGCTGAAAAGCTGACTACCAAGTAGGCCCGCCGCATTTATCCAGTACGAATTTTATAATCGTGCCCAACCTGCAAAATCTTTGGGGTTGGGCTTTTTTCTTAAATCAAGATTCAAATGAGTACTTCCCTGAATATTGCTGCCATCCGTCATGACTTTCCCATTTTGAATGAAATGGTGAATGGAAAACAGCTGGTTTATTTTGATAACGCGGCTACTACCCAAAAACCGCGGCTTGTACTGGATGCGATTTCGGGATATTATGAGCATTACAATGCCAACATTCACCGCGGCATCCATCATCTCGCCGAAAAAGCGACTTCCGCATTTGAGCTGTCTCGCAAGCGGTTGCAGGCTTTTCTGAACGCACCTTCTCCGGAAGAGGTCATTTTCACGTACGGTACTACCGACGGGATCAACCTGGTTGCGCAGACGTACGGCCGCAGGTTCCTGAAAGAAGGCGATGAAGTGATCATTTCCACCATGGAGCACCATTCCAATATTGTTCCCTGGCAAATGCTTTGTGAGGAAAATGGCTGCATCCTGAAAGTTATCCCGATCAATGAAGAAGGCGAGCTGCTGATGGACGAGTACGAAAAGCTTTTGACAGAGCGGACCAAGCTGGTGTCTGTCGTGCATGTTTCGAATACATTGGGCACGATCAATCCGGTAAAGGAAATCATCAGCAAAGCGCATGCAGCAGGGGCCAAAGTACTGCTGGATGGAGCACAGGCCAGTTCACACCTTGGAATTGATGTTCAGGATCTGGATTGTGACTTTTATGCATTGTCGCTGCACAAGATTTATGGTCCTACGGGTATGGGGATTTTGTTTGGAAAAAGAGAGCTGCTTGATGCCATGCCGCCTTACCGGGGTGGGGGAGAGATGATCAAGGAAGTGACATTTGAAAAAACGACCTACAATGAGCTTCCCTACAAATTTGAGGCAGGCACACCCAATATCGCGGATGTAGTGGCAGCCAAGTATGCGCTGGACTACGTAGACCAGCTGGGCAAACCCGCTATTGCTGCCTATGAAAATGAATTGCGGAAATATGCGACAGAGGCTGTTCAGGAGATTGGCGGGTTGCGGATTGTAGGACAGGCAAAAGAGAAAGTCAGTGTACTTTCGTTTGTGATTGATGGCATTCACCACCAGGACATCGGTGTGCTGCTCGACCAGCAGGGGATCGCTGTGCGTACCGGGCACCATTGTACGCAGCCGCTGATGAACCGCTTCAATATCACCGGAACCACACGGGCCTCATTTGCTGTTTACAACACAATTGACGAAATTGATTTGTTCATCCAGGGTCTGCATAAGGTGAAGCGCATGCTTGGATAGTATTGCTCAAAAAAGTTTTTTCAAACTAAACTATATACACATAATGAACGACACAGTACAGGAAGCAAGGAGGTATCTGAGCAATGCGAAAGAGATATTGTCTGAGAAAGCCAGGAAAGAAGGTAATTACTATCAGGATATTAAGTACGTCAAGCTTGCGGGCCATGCGGCTTATTCGGGAGTACTCGTTGCATTGGACGGTATACTTGGAAAAAAGCACGGCAGAAAAAGTGTAGAATGGTACCAGGTACAACTTGGTAAAATTGATAAAAAAGCATTAACTGCCTTTAATTCCGTTTACAAGATCCTGCATTTATCAATGGCTTACGATGGTATTGAGCTTGCAAGTGTATCAAAGGATGGATTAAAACAGGCAGAAGCATTGATAGCGTGGGCCGAGAATCGGACGCCCGCGGCAGCGTAACCGAAATTTAACAATGACCATAAACGAGATTCAGGACGAACTAATTTCAGATTTTGAATTGTTTGATGATTGGGAAAGCAAGTACGAGTACATCATTGATCTCGGAAAGCAGCTCCCGGCCTTGGACGAACAATACAAGACGGACGAAAATATTATTAAAGGCTGCCAGTCTAGGGTATGGTTGCATGCTCATATGGACGGCGAGCTGCTGAAATTTGAGGCAGACAGTGATGCGATTATTGTGCGTGGACTGGTAAGTATGCTCGTCAAAGTGCTTTCGGAGCATACGCCCGAAGAGATCATGCATGCAGACCTGTACTTTATGGAACGCATCGGCCTTCATCAACATCTGGCACAAACGCGGTCCAACGGGCTGGCGTCCATGGTGAAACAAATGAAAGCTTATAGTGTTGCCTACCAGGCCAAATCAGCGAGTATCGGATAGTCAGAAACTCCAAAAAGCAAGAAAATGTCTGAATCGGAATTAAAAGAAGAAGTTGTAAAAGCAATCAAAACGGTCTACGATCCGGAAATTCCCGTAGACGTGTACGAACTTGGACTGATCTACGATCTGAAGGTATTCCCGGTTAACAACGTATTTGTCTCCATGACCCTTACGTCACCTTCATGCCCGTCTGCCGGAACATTGCCGGGTGAGGTTGAACAAAAAATCAGGGAAGTGGAAGGGGTTAATGATGTAAGTGTTGAGCTTACTTTTGATCCTCCCTACACCACCGAGATGATGTCCGAAGAGGCTAAGCTGGAACTGGGATTTATGTGAGAGGGCCTCTGGCTTTCTATGAAGGATATTGCCGGCAACAGAAAGCCGACGGCCGACAGCCGAAGTAAATAGTATAACCATAAAATTTTTAAAAAGATGTATCCACCGCAATTAGTGGCCCCCATGAAAGCCGAGCTGACCAACGCTGGTTTTCAGGATTTGACAAGTGCTGAAGAAGTCGACAACTTCATGCAAAATACCAAAGGAACTGCGCTTGTCGTGATCAATTCGGTATGTGGCTGTGCCGCTGGTGCTGCCCGTCCGGGTGTAAGAACTGCCTTGTCACGCAGCGAAGTGAAGCCTGATCATCTTGCAACTGTTTTTGCAGGAGCCGATGTGGAAGCAACAGCGAGAATGCGCGAGTATACGCTTCCTTATCCTCCTTCTTCACCGGCAGTAGCGCTTTTCAAAGATGGCGAGCTGATCCATTTTGTAGAGCGCCATCACATTGAAGGACGCTCGGCAGAAATGATCGCTCAGCATTTGCAAATGGCATTTGAAGAGTTCTGCGCAGCAGAAGCGTAATTTCTTTAAACCTGATGCGGCTACTTTCTCGAAATTACCTGAAAGTAGCCGCATTCTTTTTATATGATCCTTATACCCGATAACCATGCGCGGTCACCTTTTTTCTGAATTCATTCCACCTGAACAAAGTCCAAACAACAAGTTTGAACAGCTTCTGGATATATTTCAACAACTGCTGCTCATGACGTCCGGAGACGTAAGTGAAGCAATGTCGTGGCTGAGCGAGCTCGACAGGCAGTATAACCTGACCAATGATTCCTACGGCATCGGTGACTTTTTTGATGACCTTAAAAAGAAGGGATACATCACGGAGGAGCGGCAGGAAGATGGCAGCAATGCGATTGTAATGACGCCCAAGTCTGAAAAAAGTATCCGCCGCAGTGCATTGGAGGAGATCTTTGGAAAGTTGAAACGGTCCAACTCCGGCGGAAACCACCATACACCGCATATGGGTACAGGCGATGAGCTCAGCAGCGATATCCGCCAGTTTCAGTTTGGCGATACACTGGACCAGATTGCCATGACCGAGTCGATCAAGAATGCACAGGTGAACCATGGTATCGGTGATTTTCTGTTAATGGAAAATGACCTGGAAGTAGTGGAGCGGGAGCAAAAGACCACTACCGCCACCGTTGTGATGATCGACATCAGCCACTCCATGGTGCTTTACGGAGAGGACAGGATTACTCCGGCCAAAAAAGTAGCCCTGGCCCTGGCCGAGCTCATCCGCACCAAATATCCCAAGGACTCGCTGGATATCATTGTTTTTGGAAATGATGCCTGGCAAATCCAGCTGAAAGATCTTCCATACCTGGAAGTGGGGCCGTACCATACCAATACCGTAGCCGGGCTGGAACTGGCAATGGACCTGCTGCGCCGCAAGAAAAACCGTAACAAGCAGATTTTCATGATCACGGATGGTAAGCCTACCTGTCTGAAAGAAGGATTAAGGTATTATAAAAACAGCTTCGGTCTTGATAGAAAAATAATCAATAAAACACTGACCCTGGCTGCACAGTGCCGGCGCCTGGACATTCCGGTAACAACGTTCATGATCGCCACGGATCCTTACCTGAAACAATTCGTGCAAAACTTCACGCAGGTCAATAATGGCCGTGCGTATTATAGCAACTTGCAGGGACTGGGCGGTTTTGTGCTGGAAGATTTTCAGCGTAACCGGCGCAAGAACGTCAAGTAGGTTATTTTGCTTTCCCCGCCGAAATCAGGTTGGCGAACAGCCTGTATGCACCGGTAACCCCGGCCGGAAGTTCCCGGAAAAATGAAAGCCCGGTGAAGATGTAGTGTCCCTTGCCATACTGGCAATAAAGCAGGCTGCCGTCTTTCGGGCTTTCATTTTTATCATTCATAGACAAAGGTGCCTGGTAATGCGCCTTGTCCCAATTCTCTGCAAAGTACAAGCCCCGTTCCTGGATCCAGCCCGTAAAATCCTTTTCAGTGATACGATTCGGAAAGTTCAGCAGGGAATGATCAGGGAGTAAAAACCGCGCTTCGGCATTTTCCTCAGCCACGCGGTCCCGGCCGATGTTCATGGCAAAGGGCCCTACCTGGTTCACCTTCATGCCGCCGGGCACGTTGTACTGAACAATCATGGTTCCCCCATTTTTGACATATTCCATCAGCTTGTCCTGGTAGTTCGCCAGTCTTTCCCAAGTATTATAGGCACGTACCCCCAGTATAATAGCCTCGTAGTCGGCCAGGTCGCCAGCCAGCGCTGCTTCGCCCAGCATGGTGACGTCGCAATTCATCTGCCGTAGAGCCGCAGGAACTTCATCGCCTGCCCCGGCAATATACCCGATCTTTTTTACGGCTGTTTTTACATCCAAACGTGCAATCCTTGCTTCTGCCGGAGGGAAAATAGTTTGGGTGGGAATGTGCCGGTGCGCAATTGTTTTGATAGACTGATAATAATCTTTTCCATCTACCCGGGTCGCCACTTTCAGTGTGGCCTCATCGGATGCGGCAGGTGGCGTCACTTTGAAATAGAAATACTGGTCGTGGTATTTTTCCGGAATATCGAAATCAGCTGACGCAGGTTCCGACTTCCATCCCGTAGGAAGATCGAGCCGTACAGTTCCGACGGTACGGGTTTTCTGTGCCTGGACAATTACCGTCACGGTCTTCGGATTTTGATCCGGGAATATGAATACGGGCTCCGTCAGGGTAGCAGTTACGGGAGGTCTTATTTCAAATGGACGGTAAATTTCACCTTCTGCGGGATCGGTAGACTTGTAAATCCAGGCACGATCAAAAGTCAGCGTTTGCCCGCCGATTTCAAACGTAAACCGGGTGATAGTCTCGGGTCTGTTTTCAGGAAAGCCGATGTCCTGCTGACTGCCGATATCAAACATACCCCTGGTAATAGGCTTTTTAAGCCAGTAAGGCTGACTTACTGCAATGGTTTCTGGCAGTTTGGGTTGCAAAGCTGCGGTGAACATGGTATTAGGTGCCAGTACTGCATTAATCACTGAGTCAGCTTCAGCGCCTGTCCAATGCAATGCTTTCAGCCTGACAGGATAGTCGGAGCGCTTAACTACCGAAATACGGACTGGCGTCACCATCCCCGGCACGGAGGAAAAGTCTGTCGGATTGGTCTCAAACCATAGGCCGGCACATTGCAGGATCAGATCCTGTACTTCACTTTTTTTGGTTTTTACATAAATATCGGTAGTGTCCAGGCGGGCAAGTTCCTGATTGATTTTAAGTAAGATATCCATTGAAGCTTCCGGCTTCTGAACATTGTAGGTA harbors:
- a CDS encoding BrxA/BrxB family bacilliredoxin, producing MYPPQLVAPMKAELTNAGFQDLTSAEEVDNFMQNTKGTALVVINSVCGCAAGAARPGVRTALSRSEVKPDHLATVFAGADVEATARMREYTLPYPPSSPAVALFKDGELIHFVERHHIEGRSAEMIAQHLQMAFEEFCAAEA
- a CDS encoding vWA domain-containing protein — encoded protein: MRGHLFSEFIPPEQSPNNKFEQLLDIFQQLLLMTSGDVSEAMSWLSELDRQYNLTNDSYGIGDFFDDLKKKGYITEERQEDGSNAIVMTPKSEKSIRRSALEEIFGKLKRSNSGGNHHTPHMGTGDELSSDIRQFQFGDTLDQIAMTESIKNAQVNHGIGDFLLMENDLEVVEREQKTTTATVVMIDISHSMVLYGEDRITPAKKVALALAELIRTKYPKDSLDIIVFGNDAWQIQLKDLPYLEVGPYHTNTVAGLELAMDLLRRKKNRNKQIFMITDGKPTCLKEGLRYYKNSFGLDRKIINKTLTLAAQCRRLDIPVTTFMIATDPYLKQFVQNFTQVNNGRAYYSNLQGLGGFVLEDFQRNRRKNVK
- a CDS encoding cysteine desulfurase; protein product: MSTSLNIAAIRHDFPILNEMVNGKQLVYFDNAATTQKPRLVLDAISGYYEHYNANIHRGIHHLAEKATSAFELSRKRLQAFLNAPSPEEVIFTYGTTDGINLVAQTYGRRFLKEGDEVIISTMEHHSNIVPWQMLCEENGCILKVIPINEEGELLMDEYEKLLTERTKLVSVVHVSNTLGTINPVKEIISKAHAAGAKVLLDGAQASSHLGIDVQDLDCDFYALSLHKIYGPTGMGILFGKRELLDAMPPYRGGGEMIKEVTFEKTTYNELPYKFEAGTPNIADVVAAKYALDYVDQLGKPAIAAYENELRKYATEAVQEIGGLRIVGQAKEKVSVLSFVIDGIHHQDIGVLLDQQGIAVRTGHHCTQPLMNRFNITGTTRASFAVYNTIDEIDLFIQGLHKVKRMLG
- a CDS encoding SUF system Fe-S cluster assembly protein, producing the protein MSESELKEEVVKAIKTVYDPEIPVDVYELGLIYDLKVFPVNNVFVSMTLTSPSCPSAGTLPGEVEQKIREVEGVNDVSVELTFDPPYTTEMMSEEAKLELGFM
- the sufD gene encoding Fe-S cluster assembly protein SufD codes for the protein MSNETIDLKTRLISDFYARESVMNGEATSAFHQKKRLALARFEEQGFPSVRNEEWKYSNVKDLISASYNFNLESSIGQAELEDLKIPAHEANILYFVNGQYAPELSQLVSSSDQVVIDSLQNAYKKNPQLVNSFFNELTKDDTDSFTALNTAFAQDGVFIHVPDDQVVPQPVILRFISDARSQNVGSQPRNIIAVGRNAQVKVAEAYRTLGAERSFINTVTEIHVGEDAIVEYYKVQNESESAYHVGTTQVRMLDRSHFYSGTVSLNGKFIRNNLNIVLDGEYCDAHMYGLYFPDGTQHIDNHTIADHRKPNSESNELYKGILRDKSKGVFNGKIFVRPDAQKTNAFQSCKNIVLSPEATMNTKPQLEIFADDVKCSHGTTTGQIDEEALFYMRSRGISQKEAMSLLMYAFCADVVSQIKIDSIREYLEGVIAEKLTTK
- a CDS encoding PIG-L family deacetylase translates to MKKSFIILLQCISLSLAAQTPSLPSGEIYQNIKKLNVLGSVLYLAAHPDDENTLMLAYLSKDQLVRTGYLSLTRGDGGQNLIGSEQGYNIGVIRTQELLGARRTDGAQQFFSRAYDFGFSKTREETLNFWDEDKVLGDVVWMIRKFRPDVIITRFPPDPRAGHGHHQTSAYLAEKAFSLAADPKSYADQLKFVKPWQARRLVWNTYTPGFTNQPPADEKASFLGVEIGGYNAVLGKSYPEIAAESRSQHKSQAFGTAPVRGERKDYFLHKMGTAARQSLFDDVDMTWKRVKGSAKVQGLVSQAISTYNVQKPEASMDILLKINQELARLDTTDIYVKTKKSEVQDLILQCAGLWFETNPTDFSSVPGMVTPVRISVVKRSDYPVRLKALHWTGAEADSVINAVLAPNTMFTAALQPKLPETIAVSQPYWLKKPITRGMFDIGSQQDIGFPENRPETITRFTFEIGGQTLTFDRAWIYKSTDPAEGEIYRPFEIRPPVTATLTEPVFIFPDQNPKTVTVIVQAQKTRTVGTVRLDLPTGWKSEPASADFDIPEKYHDQYFYFKVTPPAASDEATLKVATRVDGKDYYQSIKTIAHRHIPTQTIFPPAEARIARLDVKTAVKKIGYIAGAGDEVPAALRQMNCDVTMLGEAALAGDLADYEAIILGVRAYNTWERLANYQDKLMEYVKNGGTMIVQYNVPGGMKVNQVGPFAMNIGRDRVAEENAEARFLLPDHSLLNFPNRITEKDFTGWIQERGLYFAENWDKAHYQAPLSMNDKNESPKDGSLLYCQYGKGHYIFTGLSFFRELPAGVTGAYRLFANLISAGKAK
- a CDS encoding SufE family protein, whose product is MTINEIQDELISDFELFDDWESKYEYIIDLGKQLPALDEQYKTDENIIKGCQSRVWLHAHMDGELLKFEADSDAIIVRGLVSMLVKVLSEHTPEEIMHADLYFMERIGLHQHLAQTRSNGLASMVKQMKAYSVAYQAKSASIG
- a CDS encoding DUF5618 family protein, giving the protein MNDTVQEARRYLSNAKEILSEKARKEGNYYQDIKYVKLAGHAAYSGVLVALDGILGKKHGRKSVEWYQVQLGKIDKKALTAFNSVYKILHLSMAYDGIELASVSKDGLKQAEALIAWAENRTPAAA